The genomic stretch CTATCCAACAACTGTAGTTTGGAATGAAACTCATTTTCTATGTTAGTAAATCGCGCGTTACTCACATAGAAAATGAGTTACCTGAAAATTTTCGCAAAACAAAAACTATGGTCTAGACCGTCTCGCAGTTGACATCCTGAATCATGTAAACAAACTCTTTTTTTTGCCGGTCTATCGTATCAATACAGATACCATTTTCAATGTTACGAGCAATCATTCTTATTATCAAACAATATGAGCTGTGATATCCTAATCAGTGTGATTGGCGTGACCAGCGAAATTTTTCTTCATGACGAATTCCACGTCGAGTTTAAAAAGTTCAATAACATTCCATTAAGCACTAGCCTAATTTTGGTATCTTTGGATAGCGCTCGAATTATGTAACAACATTCCGATCATTCATTTAAGCTGGAATCGTTTTTTATCTCATTTgtttgttaacaaaaaaaatgcttATTCTAGTGACGATTAATTGAGATTAAACAATTGCCTTGTTAATTAAATTTTCCCCAAAAGCTAGATGCGTACCTACTTATTCAATTACACGAATCACGAATCACTATCAAGTCATTCGTCACCACTGATAAACCATACAATAACcagagctgaaattttgcagtcTCACCATTTCTCCCGGTTTCTACGCCGGTAAATGATAACGGCGCTCAGGCCGTAACGCAGGTCAAGGTAGACTAATAAAAACATCACAATTGGAGCCGATCACTCTCAGTTTCGAGTGGAATTCCGCGCAGACACAAGCCCGAAATGTTACTCTACGTCGTGTTATCAGTGCTGGTGGTGGCCGTGCTTTGGCTACGCAAACGGTTCGCATACTGGGAGGAGAGAGGCGTTGCCTTTGTTAAGCCTAGGTTTCCCTTCGGTAACCTTAAGGGCATGAGCAGTTCGGAGCATATTTCGATAGTGATGCAAAAGTTGTACCGCGAGCTGAAGGGGCGTGGCCCCATTGGAGGGGTTTTCTTTTTCATCAATCCGGTCGCAATGTTGATGGACTTGGATACGATTAAATGCGTGCTGGTGAAGGACTTTCAGCACTTTCATGACCGCGCGCTGTAAAATAATGAAAAGGATGATCCCCTCACCGGACATTTGGTTGCTCTGGAGGGCACAAGGTGGAGAAATATGAGAACCAAACTTTCTCCTACGTTCACATCGGGGAAGATGAAAATGATGTTTCCGACTATAATGGCGGTGGCGGAAGAGTTTCATGACACACTTTTTCGTGAAGCTGGGATAAGTGAAGAACTCGAGCTTAAGGACATTCTGGCTCGGTTCACTACGGACGTGATTGGATCCTGTGCCTTCGGGTTGGAGTGTAACAGTTTAAAAAATCCGGAAGCTGAGTTCCGCACGATGGGTCGGAAGGTGTTTGCAGTTCAACCTGGAAggcttttgaaatttttctttgcTACACAATTCCGTAACCTTGCCCGAATGCTGCATGTAAAAGTCGTGGACGCGGATATCACGAAGTTTTTCATGGGTGCTGTCAAAAGCACTGTTGAGTATCGAgagaaaaacaatattcagcGGAATGATTTTATGAGCTTACTGATTAAACTTAAAAATGCGGAATCTTTGGAGGATGGGGTGGCGAATGATGGTTCTGGTGGATTAAGCTTGCAGGAGGTTGCCGCGCAAGCGTTTGTATTTTTCATAGCAGGTTTTGAAACTTCATCGACGGCCATGTCATTTTGTTTGTATGAACTAGCGTTGAATCCTGAATTGCAAGAAAAGGCTCGCAAGGATGTAATCGAAACTATTAAAAAACATGGTTCGATTACGTACGAAGCGGTCAAAGATATGCATTACATTGATCGCTGTCTCAGTGGTAGGTTAAGCTTCGTTCTTGTGATTTGTGGCaaaaaagttattatttttttttcttgatttcagaATCACTTCGTATGTATCCGCCAGCAAGTACCTTAACCCGGATTGTTACCAAACCATACAAAGTACCCGGCACTAATGTTACACTAAAGCAAGGTTCAACAGTGGTCGTGCCCCTTTACGCCATTCATCGTGATCCAGAATATTTCCCCGATCCAGAACAGTTCGATCCGGATCGTTTTACCCCGGAGGAGGTGGCCAAACGGAATCCGTACTGCTATATGCCATTCGGTGAGGGACCACGAAACTGCATCGGAATGCGATTCGGACAGATGCAAGCTCGCGTTGGATTGGCTTACTTGCTAAAGAGCTTCCGCTTTAGTCTATCGAGCAAAACTATGGTGCCACTGAAAATAGTTCCCGGTGGAGCTGTGCTCGCCTCTGAGGGTGGCCTGTGGCTTCGGGTGGAGAAGCTGTGATCCAGTTTGTGGTTTTGAAATATAACAAAGTTAGGCTATAATTGTAGTCGGAACGGGATACTTAATGGGAAATAATGCAACACCAAGTTGGATTTAGTCACGATGTAATCTGTTAAGAGCAATATTTACGGAATTTGTTGTTGGGAGGAAAAAAGATTCAGCTATAGACAGTATTAATAAAAGTACATTGTAAGATTATGACGCAATCAAAAAGACTGAgctaaaatcaaattaaaaataatttaatcgATTTTAAAGCATGAAGTGTAATTTGCGTAAATGCAACGTTATATTCTAATTATCAAAACGAATGTATTTGTTTCATGCTTATAAAAGTCACTTCGAGCGAAGTGGATTGTATTGGGATCAACTCTGATGAACCCCTGAAACAGGTTTTCGAACAGATTGCGTAATCTTAGCGGAGGTAACAGTATTTGTCATAGACATATACCTCGCTCTGTGTGCTAACTCATTTACTTCCGTAAACAAATTTCCTAGTTTTCTGAATACTAAAAGAGCTTCTAGTGAATTGTATAAATTAtatattctaatgaaacaaatatACTTTCAACCCTTATAAATCTATCATATTTCAATATTTCAGTCTCATAACAAACAACGGTTACAATTTTCATCGCTTCTCCACATGCAACCACAATCCTCCCTCGGACGTCAGCACGGCACTGCTGGGATTAATCTTCAGCGGAACCGGTGTCCTGTTGGACAGTGTGAATCGGAAGTCTTTCAGCAAGTACGCCAAACCCACACGGGCCTGCATCAAACCGAAGCGCATACCGATACAGATGCGAGGTCCTTCACCAAACGGAAGAAAACAGAACGGATTTCGGCGCGCTACCTGTTCCGGAAAAAAGCGTTCGGGGTCATACCGTTCCGGGTCGGGATAAAACTCCGGATCGTGATGAAGTCCATAAACCGGAATGATCATCGTCGAGCCTCGCTCGAGAATAAAGTTGCTATTCGGAACCTTGTAATCCTGTGTGACCAACCGAAGAAGATTACTGGCGGGTGGGTATTTGCGAAGAGATTCTGTTGATGAAATTCGTGGTTTATTTTCAACGAAAACTTCATTCTAGTTTGTAACTTACCATTAATGCATTGACCGATGTAGTTCATATCGTGAATTGCTTCGTAGCTCATTGAGCCATGTTTTTTCAGCGCAGCCTGCACATCCTCGTAAGCTTTATCCTGCAGGTCGGGCCTCTGAGCCAATTCATACAAACAGTAGGACATAGCCGTAGACGATGTTTCGAATCCGGCTAGGAAGAATACGAAGGCTTGCGCGGCAGCTTCCTCGATGCTTAGGGCAGACAGCCCATCTTCCTTCTCCGAGGTGTTGGCATTTTTCAACTCAATCAACAAATTCATAAAATCATTCCGTTCGATTTTGTTCTGCTCACGATATTCCACGGTTTGCTTCACTGCACCCATGAAAAATTCCGAAACGTCTGAATCCACTGTTGTCACGTGAAGAGCACGAGCAATAGCTCGGAACTGTTGAGCCAGCACTATCTTAAGCAACTTGAATTTAccaaattggaaaatttttctTCCCATCCGTCGAAACTCCGCTTCGGGGCTATGCAAGCTATTACATTCCAACCCAAACGCACAGCTACCGATCACATCGGTGGTAAATCGTGCCAAAATTTCCTTCATTTCAATCTCATCCCCAGTCTTTATCTCTTTCACCATCAATTCCTGAAACTGATCTGCCACACTAATAATCGTTGGAAACATCATCTTCATCTTGCCGGACGTGAATGTTGGTGTCAACTTGGCTCGAAGATTCCTCCACTTTGGCCCCTCCATCGCAAAAAGATGCGCCGACAGTGGATCATCCTTCTCGTTGTAGTACACGGACCGATCGTGAAAGTACTGAAAATCTTTAACCAACACTGTCTTAatgaaatccaaatccaaagCGAGCGCCACCGGATTGATGAAGAAAAAGATTCCTCCGAAAGGACCACTTCCTTTCAGCTGTTTGTAGCACCGTTCCATGATGGCGGAAATGTGCTCCCGGCTGGCCATTCCACCAAGATTACCGGTGGGAAAAGTTGGCTTTATGAACGGAACACCGCGCTCACTCCAGTAGGAATATCGCTTTCGTATCCACCACACGGTTAAGGCTAACGCCGTTAGCACTAAGTAAAGTAGCATTTTGAAACACGTTGACGCGATTGAAGGTTTTTGAATACTGACTGTCAACAGACGGATGGCTGTTTCTTATATGTGGCTTCGCTCTCGGAGGCCGATAATTATAGGTTAACAGGGAGTAGATGATTCAATCTTGCCGCTAGTAAAATGACTTGGCGTTTTCTCGTTGCTACTACCACTACTATTGAAAGATGTTTGTTGTtgtattatttgtttatttagtcTGGGAGGCTTAGCCAATTTCTGTGAAATGATCCTTCTTATCTCTCAATTGTTCGTTGATGATTTCGGCACTCTCAGAGCGGTAAGTGTTTGTGTGAGCATTCGAGCACGTGTAGTATTTATTTTGACCGCCTACATTTGGTAGGCTTTGATTGTAAACACGATAGAGGAGTATAGTAAGTATAGGAGTATAATATCAGAAAAAAGAGTTCAACATGCGTTTCAGCAAGATTGAATCGACGCAATGAATCATCGAGCGACATAATAATCGGAAGTCTAGTTCGTATCTTTGAGCATTTTTCGGACAGTCACGGCGACTTGTCAAACaactttgttatttttttttatttcatcactGGACTTCCTGTTGTACAGATGTTTGTTAATCTGCTGgttttattttgaacaaaattagtataGCGGCAAGTTACTCTCAGGTTAACTTAAACAATAACTCAATAATGTATTGAGAAAATCGCTGCTTTAAAATTCTGTAATTATTCAGAGATTCGAGCATAAATAAATAATGATTTAGGTTTCATTAATTTTCATCATTCAAGACATGTTTGACAGATGTACTTCtgcattttaaaaattatcaataaTCAGTCGTGTTCTTGAGAAAATTTTACGCGAAACACTAACCACCCCGAGTTACTATGAGCAAAACTTGAATTACAGTTTACTGTTTGAGACTTAACGAACGAAAGACACATCTGGTATCTTCTTTTCATTATATCTTCTAGTTAACTATCATCGGAGAAACAGGAGCTTTCTTCTACTGTGGTGATAAAGTTGACGATAGTCAACCTGTTCACAATAAAGAGTCGTTGATTACTGTTAGCGTATCCGGTGGgacgaactggagtagaccagtcACTGTGGAAGCCCAATAAATAATtattgattaaatttttttttcctcatctatagtttatttgacacggcacaaatacaattcaatgtttaacggcgccaattatatctggtagcttactttctaaagtatcttaataactaaaagcaaattttttatcctcgctgccgactacgagctgaaactaaatctaacttaagctagaatgttttgcatgaaaagcactgaatagttgtttgatggttttccatcgccataggtaagcagcatattgaatatgttccgctgctgggccaagatattacggactggcatattgggttgtctccctcggggcctgagagtatcgtgcgggtctagttgctgtttccggatccggggtcttaacgtgttcttgtcgtttggttggatgtaggcggaaggggataggactaaactggggcgtggatggatttcaggaaaacgtatataagggacatgtaggataggtcacggctcgccaagacatcacgaacaggaacagccggctgcctaccttcggcctgctgggaagctactaatctagacctggcgtcacggtgtacagggcatgaccaaacaacgtgctctatgtcgtgataaccttcaccacaggcacagataccactctccccgagcccaacacgacggagatgcgcgtcaaatctatagtgattggacataagccgggacatcacgcaaatgaaatcccgacctacatccaaccccttgaaccacgggttcgtcgataccttggggattatggaatgtaaccaccttcccagtttccccttggtccaagaattttgccaactgatgatcgtattctgacgtacaaatgcgaaaaattcattaaaggcaattgctctttcataaatatcaccgtttgttgcgcccaccttagccaaaaagtccgctttctcattacccggtatcgagcagtgagaagggacccacgctaaggtaatctgagtagatttttcggataaagcactcagatgttcccgtattttccccaggaaatacggagagtgcttaacatctttcatcgatcggagagcctcaatggaactgagactgtccgtaaagatgaaataatggtccgtgggcattttttcgataatccctagggtgtactgaattgcagctaattctgcgacgtaaacagaagcaggattatcgagcttatgggagacggttaaattgttattgaagataccgaagccagtggacccatcaagaagtgatccgtcagtgtagtacatattgtcgcagttgatgttgcgatatttattggaaaaaattttggggatctgctgcacgcgtaaatgatccgggattccacgagtttcttctatcatggatgtatcgaaaaacacagtagaatcagaagtatttgataagtcgacacgatttggaatattcgaagaagggttaatattttgggacatgtgattgaaatacaatgtcataaaacgggtttgagaattaagttcgattaacctttcaaaattttcaatcacgggacggttcaagacctcacatttgataagaatacgagaagacaggctccagaagcgggttttcaatggtagtactccagctaagatctccaaactcatcgtatgggtcgattgcatgcaacctaaggtgatacgcaaacaacgatattgtattcgctccagtttgatcaaatgtgtgtttgctgcggagcggaagcagaaacacccgtattcaataacagacaatatcgttgtttggtaaagccttataaggtctcctgggtgggctccccaccattgtccggttattgtacgaagaaaattcactctttgttgacattttttcatcagatacctcacgtgacaaccccaggtgcctttagagtcgaaccagataccaagatatttgtgtagcaaaacctgagaaatcgttttacccattaattgtgtttgaagctgagcaggttcatgcttcctagaaaaaactactatctcagtcttctccggagagaattcgatacctagctgtaaagcccaagcagacaaattgtccaaggtatcttgcaatgatccttgcaaatcggcagctttggctcctgtaacagagattacactgtcgtctgcaagttgtcttatcgtgcatgaatttgccagacattcgtcgatgtcatttacataaaagttgtaaagaagggggcttaaacatgagccctggggaagccccatgtagctaatgcgaaaagttgccaaatcgccgtgcgtaaaatgcatgtgcttttcggacaacaaattgtgcaaaaaattgttcaaaattggagaaaatccttgtcggtgaagtttacccgaaagaatgtcaatagaaacggaatcaaaagcccccttaatgtccaagaacgcagacgccatttgttctttgcgagcatacgccagctgaatatctgttgaaagcaacgcaagacaatcattcgtccctttggcacggcggaagccaaattgagtatctgatagtagaccatttgattcgacccaatggtctaaacgacggagtatcattttttccatcaatttccggatacaggatagcattgcaatcggcctataagagttgtgatcagaagctggtttccctggtttttggatggcgatcaccttcacttacctccaatcctgcggtacaatattttgctccaggaacttattgaacaagttcaacaagcgcctcttggcattgccgggtagattcttcaacaagttgaatttgattctatctaacccaggcgcgttattgttacaggacaggagggcaactgaaaattctgccatcgtaaaaggtgattcaatcgcgtcgtggcccggagacgcatcgcgaacaatattttgctcaggaacagagtccggacatactttcctggcaaaatcaaatatccacctacttgaagactcctcgctttcgttgaccgttacgcgattccgcattcttcgggctgtgttccaaagagtgctcattgatgtctccctcgacgtctcgtttacgaaccaacgccaatatccgcgtttctttgccttagtcaagcttttaaacttggtatcaagctccgaataacgtttcaagtcgtcggcatcgtctgtatcccggaaggtcagatacgcgtcggatctttgcgtgtagacatcggagcactcttggtcccaccacggagtgggaggccgttctttgatcgttacgccgggatatttcttcgtttgggcttgcaacgcggcgtcgagaatcaagcccgcgaggaggttgtattcttcaagtggtggatgatgttgaatcgactcgaccgcttttgaaatcatttcctcgtataacttccaatcgacattccgtgtgaggtcatacggaatgtcaatttgtcgcatgcgagttgacccgttattaattgaaataagaataggcaaatggtcgctaccgtgaggatcaaggattaccttccatgtgcaatccaaccgtagcgacgtcgaacataaggatagatccaaagcgcttgggcgcgctggaggtttcgggatacgtgtcatttcaccgttgtttaaaatagtcatgtcaaagtcatcgcaaaggttatagattaaagaggagcggttatcattgtagggggaaccccaagccacaccatgagagttgaagtctcccaaaatcaaacgtggcgagggaagaagttctattaaatcaaagagcagccgttgcccaacctgtgctctgggaggaatatatattgaggcaatacaaagctctttaccttgtattgtcatttgacatgcgacaacttcgatgcctggaatcgaggggaggttaatacgatagaaagaatagcactttttaatccctaaaagtactcctccatatggggtgtctcgatcaaggcgaacaatattaaaatcatggaagttgagatcaatatttgaagtaagccaagtttcacaaagggaaaatgcatcgcatttgtttttatttatcaaaactttaaatgaatccatttttggtaaaatacttctacaattccactgtaagacagagatagaatccttcatatacgcagttgaattaggcatcgaaggatacaatcgctgcaaggaggggccattgggcagtcaactgcttcaaaaatgatctaactgttgggaggaatgctgtaagaaaaattttaattggatcgggtacattgaaattttcagaaatccagtccacaatgtcagaaaatttcact from Wyeomyia smithii strain HCP4-BCI-WySm-NY-G18 chromosome 3, ASM2978416v1, whole genome shotgun sequence encodes the following:
- the LOC129732602 gene encoding probable cytochrome P450 6a14 — translated: MLLYLVLTALALTVWWIRKRYSYWSERGVPFIKPTFPTGNLGGMASREHISAIMERCYKQLKGSGPFGGIFFFINPVALALDLDFIKTVLVKDFQYFHDRSVYYNEKDDPLSAHLFAMEGPKWRNLRAKLTPTFTSGKMKMMFPTIISVADQFQELMVKEIKTGDEIEMKEILARFTTDVIGSCAFGLECNSLHSPEAEFRRMGRKIFQFGKFKLLKIVLAQQFRAIARALHVTTVDSDVSEFFMGAVKQTVEYREQNKIERNDFMNLLIELKNANTSEKEDGLSALSIEEAAAQAFVFFLAGFETSSTAMSYCLYELAQRPDLQDKAYEDVQAALKKHGSMSYEAIHDMNYIGQCINESLRKYPPASNLLRLVTQDYKVPNSNFILERGSTMIIPVYGLHHDPEFYPDPERYDPERFFPEQVARRNPFCFLPFGEGPRICIGMRFGLMQARVGLAYLLKDFRFTLSNRTPVPLKINPSSAVLTSEGGLWLHVEKR